CGAGTCCGGCTCCACGGTCACGCTCTCCCCCGGCGGGGAGGTCACCTCCGAGCGCTACTTCACCCCGCACTTCCGCACCGCCGCGGTCCCCGCGGACCGGGAGGAGGAGCTCTACGCGAAGATTGCCGGGGCGCTCGAGGATTCCGTCGAAAAGCACATGCGCGCGGACGTCACCGTGGGCTCCTTCCTTTCGGGCGGGATTGATTCCACGGCCATCGCTGCGCTCGCCAAGCGCCACAACCCCAATCTCTTGACCTTCACCACCGGCTTCGAGCGGGAGGGGTATTCGGAGGTCGACGTGGCCGCCGAGTCGGCGGAGGCGATCGGGGTCGAGCACATCGTGAAGATCGTCTCCCCGGAGGAGTACGCCGAGGCAATCCCGAAGATCATGTGGTACCTCGACGACCCCGTAGCCGACCCCTCGCTCGTGCCGCTGTACTTCGTCGCCCAGGAAGCGCGCAAGCACGTCAAGGTCGTGCTCTCCGGCGAGGGGGCCGACGAGCTGTTCGGCGGCTACACCATTTATAAGGAGCCGCTCTCGCTCGCTCCCTTCGAGAAACTGCCCGCCCCGCTGGCCAAGGGGCTCAACAGGCTCAGCCGCGTCCTGCCCGAGGGAATGAAGGGCAAGAGCCTGCTCGGGCGCGGCACCACCCCGATGGAGGAGCGCTACTACGGCAACGCCCGCTCGTTCAACTTCGAGCAGCTCCAGCGCGTCCTGCCGTGGGCGAAGCGAGAATGGGACCACCGCGAGGTCACCGCGCCGATCTACGCCGCCTCGACCCACATGGACCCGGTGGCCCGAATGCAGAACCTGGACCTGTTCACCTGGATGCGCGGCGACATCCTGGTCAAGGCGGACAAGATGAACATGGCGAACTCCCTCGAGCTGCGCGTGCCTTTCCTGGACAAGGAGGTCTTCGAGGTCGCGCAGACCATCCCGACGGAGCTCAAGATCGCCCACGGCACCACCAAGTACGCCCTGCGCAAGGCCATGGAGAAGATCGTCCCAGCCCACGTGTTGAACCGGAAGAAGCTCGGCTTCCCCGTCCCGATGCGCCACTGGCTCGCCGGCGACGAGCTCCACGGGTGGGCCCGGGACACGATCAACGAGTCCGAGACGGGCGACATCTTCAACAAGAAAGAGGTGCTGAAGATGCTCCAGGAGCACCGCGAGGGCTCCAGCGATCACTCACGGCGTCTGTGGACGGTGCTCGCGTTTATGGTGTGGCACGGCATCTTCGTGGAAGAGCGCATCGACCCCCGCATCGAGCGCCGGGACTACCCGGTCAAGCTCTAGCCGGGGCACCCACACATGCGACACCCCCGCTGCGCCTCCGTGGCGCGGCGGGGGTGTTCTCGTCAGGACGCGGCAGCGGACCTTAGTTGAACGAGTCGCCGCAGGCGCAGGAGCCACCCGCGTTCGGGTTGTCGATGGTGAAGCCCTGCTGCTGGATTGTGTCCGCGAAGTCGATCGTCGCGCCCATGAGGTAGGGCACGCTCATCTTGTCCACAACAAGGCGCACCCCGCCGAACTCGTCGACCTTGTCTCCGTCGAGCTCGCGGTCGTCGAAGTAGAGCTGGTAGCGCAGACCGGCGCAGCCACCGGGCTGCACTGCGATACGCAGCGAGAGATCGGTCGCGCCCTCCTGGTCCAGCAGGGCCTTCGCCTTTGCGGCGGCGGCGTCAGTGAGCGTCACGCCAGTTGCGGAAGTCGGTGCAGTCATAAAAACTCCTTGCCTACGAATGGGGCCGCTGGGAACCAGGGCCAACGTATCAGCGGCGATATGGCCGTGTGCTTTTCCGTATACGTAAAGACTACTCCTCCCGCGGGAGGAGGTCGACGGCCCGCCGCGCTGTAGGGTGCAACGTTCCCGCCCGCACCCGTATTCCCGCCGCGCACGGGGCAGCTTGTAGCCTTGGGGGCGTGAAACTTCCGTGGAAGAAAACTGATGCGTCCACAGGCCCTGCCGAGGCGGCGCCCGTCGAGCAACCGGTTGAGGAACCCGCCCCGGTGCTTCCGAAGGGCTACACCCCACCGAAGGGCCGCCCCACCCCCACGCGGCAGGAGCAAGAGATCAAGCGCGGTGTGCGCCGCGACCCCGACGCGCTCACCCCCGCCCAGCGGCGCCAGCGCGAGAAGGAACTGAAACAGAGCCTGCCCAAGGAGGAGTGGAAGGCCTACAAGCGCAAGCGCCGCGAGGAGGCTCGAGCGGCCAACAGGCAGGTGCAATCGCGTATCGACGCCGGAGACGAGCGCTACCTTTTGGAGCGCGATAAGGGCGAGGTCCGCCGCTTTACGCGCGACTGGGTGGACGCCCGCCGCTTTGCCAACAACTACGTCATGCCAGCCACCCTGGTCATGCTGCTCATCCTGCTTCTGTCCACCGTCTTCCCCCGCGCCTCCGCCGTACTTTCTTTGGTGACCATGTTCTTCATCATCGCCATCTTCGCCGAAGGCATCACTATCGGCGTGCGGGCGAACCGGGCGGCGCGTGAGCGCTTCCCCAATACGACGGAGACCGGCTTCGGCTTGGGGCTCTACGCCTTTTCCCGGGCTACCCAGCCGCGCAACTGGCGCTCCCCCAAGCCGCGCGTTGCCATCGGGGACGCCATCTAAGGCGGCGCCCCAGGCAGCACCGAACTATTACCGTCACGTGGAAAGGGCCAATCGGTGACCGAGTTCTTCTCCCCCGTTGATTCCCCCAACGGCGCCGTTTCGGCGCGCGTCACCGCCCTGCTGCGTACCACGGTGCGCGGCAGGGCGCTCGGTCGGCTCGGAGAGCTCGGCGCGTGGGTCGCCGCCTGCCAAGGCTCCGACGCGCCGTCCCCCTTCCGCCGCCCCCACGCCCTCATCGTGGCGGCCAATCACGGCATCGCCGCCCGCGGGGTCTCCGCACACTCGCCGGAATCAGTCGCCGCCCAGGCTGAGGAAATTTCTTCCGGGGCAGGCCCCGCGAACGTCGCGGCGCGCGCCGCGAACTGCTCCATCACGCTTGTCGACGACTGGCTCGCCCGCCCGTGCGGATCCATCGACGTCGAAGACGCCATGACGCCGGAGGCCTTCGCCGCCGCGCTGGCGCGCGGCCGGGATCTCGCCGACAACGCCGTCGATTCCGGCGCTGACCTCATCCTCCCCGGCGAGATCGGCGTGGGCAGCACAACGGTCTCGGCGGCCCTGTACGGTGTGTTCACCCGAACGGAGCCGGTGCTCGCCGTCGGCCGCGGCAGCGGCATCAACGACGAAGTGTGGAAGGTCAAAACCGCCGCGGTGCGCGACGCCATGTTCCGCGTCCGCCGGTTCCGCCACGACGTCGCGGGCGTGCTCACGGCGATCTCCTCCCCCGACTTCGTGGGCTTGGTGGGGCTCATCGCCCAGTCGGCGGTGCGCCGCACCCCGCTGCTTCTCGACGGCCCCTACGTCACCATGGCGGCCTACGTCGCCGAGCGCCTCGCCCCCGGCACCCGGGAGTGGCTGGTAGCGGCGCAGCTCAGCGGCGAACCGAGCCACCGCGCCTGCCATAAGGCCCTCGGGCTCAACCCAATCCTCTCCCTCGACGTGGCCACCGGGCAGGCGGCCGGGGCGCTTCTCGCACTGCCCGTCGTCAACGCCGCCGCCGAGATGGTCGGCGAAGAGGTCGCCACGCTGGGCGCCTAAGGGGTTGGCCGGGCCTTAGGCCTCCACGAGCGTTGTGTTCCACCCGTGGGTGTCCTCGGCCTCGCCCTGCTGGATCGCGCGCAGGCGCTCGCGAAGCTGCATGGTCACCTCACCGGGCTCGTTGTTGTTCACGGTGAACTCCCCGTCCCTGCTCAGCACGCGGCCGACGGGCGTCACCACGGCCGCCGTCCCGCAGGCAAGCGTTTCCGTGATCTCGCCGGAGGCGACGCCCTCGCGCCACTCGCTGACGGTGATGGGGCGCTCGTGAGCTTCGTAGCCCAAGTCGCGTGCGACCTGCAGAAGCGAGTCGCGGGTGATCCCCGGCAGCAGGGAGCCGGAGAGCGAAGGGGTGATCACGGTGGCGTCCGAGCCGCTGCCCTGGATGAACATGAGGTTCATCCCGCCCATCTCCTCGATGTACGTGCGCTCGATGGCGTCGAGCCAGACCACTTGGTCGCAGCCCTTCTCCTGCGCCTGCGCCTGAGCAAGAAGGGAAGCTGCGTAGTTGCCGGCGAACTTCGCGGCACCGGTGCCGCCAGGTGCGGCGCGGACATAGTCCTCGGAGATCCACACACTGACCGGGCTGACCCCGCCCGAGAAGTAGGCCCCGGCGGGGGACGCGATGACGTAGTAGGTGTACGTGCTAGACGGCTTGACGCCGAGGGTCTTTTCCGTGCCGATCATGAAGGGCCGCAGGTACAGCGAGGCCTCTCCCCCGGCGGCGGGGACCCAGTCGCGCTCCACGTCCACCAGCTGGCGCAGCGACTCGACGAAGAGTTCCTCCGGCAGCTCGGGCATGGCCAGGCGCTGCGCGGAGTCGCGCATGCGCCGCGCGTTGCTTTCGGGGCGGAAGGTCGAAATGGAACCGTCGGCGTGGCGGTATGCCTTCAGCCCCTCGAAGATGGCCTGCCCGTAGTGCAAGACGTTGGTGGCGGGGTCGAGCGTAATGGGCTGGTAGGGCCTCACCTGCGCGTTGTGCCACCCATTTTCTGCATCCCAGTCGATCGAGACCATGTGGTCGGTGAACTCCTGGCCGAAGGCCGGGTTGGCTAGGATCTCCTCGCGCTGCTCGGGAGTGCGCGGGGTGGAGGTTCGGGTCAAAGAAAACTGTGGCGAGGTCATGGCGGTAACAATACTCCTCGCCCGGATCGTGGGATAAGGGTCCCAAACTTGAACGTGCCCGCGTGCGGCGGCGCAGGGTAGCGTGGGAGGAACTATGTGTCCCCTAACAAGGAAAGGCGTGAGTTCATCCGTGAGTGCCACCCCCTTCGACCTGTCTTTGCCCGCCCGCGGTGAGACGGTCGACCTCCAGTTCGTCACCGCCGCGGCCTCCGACCCCGGGGCCGTGCTGATCCCGGTGTCCAAGGGCGATGACGGCCTAGAGCTTCCCGTCACCGCGCTCGGATCCACCGGGCTGCTGGAGGCTTTCGAAACAGTCGGCGCAACTGGCGCACTCGGCGAGGTCACGCGCGTCGCCCACGAGGGGCGCCTCGCCATCGCCTTCGGTCTCGGCGACTCGGAGGACATCGAGGCGGACATTGTCCGTCGCGCGGCGGGTTCGCTTGCCCGCGGCCTCAAGGGCGTCGAGCGCGCCACCATCACCACAGAGTTCGGCCTCCGCCCCATCGTGGAGGGCCTGCTTTTGGGCGGTTACACCTTCACCGGGCAGAAGACGCGTACCGAGGCGGAGGCGCAGCCGCCCCACATCGACGTCGTGGGCGAGGAATCCTCGCGCGCGGAGTT
This is a stretch of genomic DNA from Corynebacterium auris. It encodes these proteins:
- the asnB gene encoding asparagine synthase (glutamine-hydrolyzing) — protein: MCGLLAMLAASGDGSDYVAAVEKALPCMYHRGPDAAGTWNDNDAVFGFNRLAIIDIEHSHQPLRWGPEDNPQRYALTFNGEIYNYVELREELAGAGYTFTTSGDGEPILVGYHHWGADVVNHLRGMFGFVIWDTETRTMFAARDPFGIKPLYYATTTAGTVFASEKKSILEMAPHIGLGLDLDHRAIEHYVDLQYVPEPESLHAEIRRVESGSTVTLSPGGEVTSERYFTPHFRTAAVPADREEELYAKIAGALEDSVEKHMRADVTVGSFLSGGIDSTAIAALAKRHNPNLLTFTTGFEREGYSEVDVAAESAEAIGVEHIVKIVSPEEYAEAIPKIMWYLDDPVADPSLVPLYFVAQEARKHVKVVLSGEGADELFGGYTIYKEPLSLAPFEKLPAPLAKGLNRLSRVLPEGMKGKSLLGRGTTPMEERYYGNARSFNFEQLQRVLPWAKREWDHREVTAPIYAASTHMDPVARMQNLDLFTWMRGDILVKADKMNMANSLELRVPFLDKEVFEVAQTIPTELKIAHGTTKYALRKAMEKIVPAHVLNRKKLGFPVPMRHWLAGDELHGWARDTINESETGDIFNKKEVLKMLQEHREGSSDHSRRLWTVLAFMVWHGIFVEERIDPRIERRDYPVKL
- a CDS encoding HesB/IscA family protein produces the protein MTAPTSATGVTLTDAAAAKAKALLDQEGATDLSLRIAVQPGGCAGLRYQLYFDDRELDGDKVDEFGGVRLVVDKMSVPYLMGATIDFADTIQQQGFTIDNPNAGGSCACGDSFN
- a CDS encoding DUF3043 domain-containing protein — translated: MKLPWKKTDASTGPAEAAPVEQPVEEPAPVLPKGYTPPKGRPTPTRQEQEIKRGVRRDPDALTPAQRRQREKELKQSLPKEEWKAYKRKRREEARAANRQVQSRIDAGDERYLLERDKGEVRRFTRDWVDARRFANNYVMPATLVMLLILLLSTVFPRASAVLSLVTMFFIIAIFAEGITIGVRANRAARERFPNTTETGFGLGLYAFSRATQPRNWRSPKPRVAIGDAI
- a CDS encoding nicotinate-nucleotide--dimethylbenzimidazole phosphoribosyltransferase translates to MTEFFSPVDSPNGAVSARVTALLRTTVRGRALGRLGELGAWVAACQGSDAPSPFRRPHALIVAANHGIAARGVSAHSPESVAAQAEEISSGAGPANVAARAANCSITLVDDWLARPCGSIDVEDAMTPEAFAAALARGRDLADNAVDSGADLILPGEIGVGSTTVSAALYGVFTRTEPVLAVGRGSGINDEVWKVKTAAVRDAMFRVRRFRHDVAGVLTAISSPDFVGLVGLIAQSAVRRTPLLLDGPYVTMAAYVAERLAPGTREWLVAAQLSGEPSHRACHKALGLNPILSLDVATGQAAGALLALPVVNAAAEMVGEEVATLGA
- a CDS encoding branched-chain amino acid aminotransferase yields the protein MTSPQFSLTRTSTPRTPEQREEILANPAFGQEFTDHMVSIDWDAENGWHNAQVRPYQPITLDPATNVLHYGQAIFEGLKAYRHADGSISTFRPESNARRMRDSAQRLAMPELPEELFVESLRQLVDVERDWVPAAGGEASLYLRPFMIGTEKTLGVKPSSTYTYYVIASPAGAYFSGGVSPVSVWISEDYVRAAPGGTGAAKFAGNYAASLLAQAQAQEKGCDQVVWLDAIERTYIEEMGGMNLMFIQGSGSDATVITPSLSGSLLPGITRDSLLQVARDLGYEAHERPITVSEWREGVASGEITETLACGTAAVVTPVGRVLSRDGEFTVNNNEPGEVTMQLRERLRAIQQGEAEDTHGWNTTLVEA